Genomic DNA from Candidatus Eisenbacteria bacterium:
TTCCGAGAAGCCGCGCCCCGGTACCGGTCGAGCGCGCGCGTTCGCGCCACCGTGAGAAGCCAGGCGGCCACGGGGCCTCGCCGGGCGTCGTACGTAGAGGCGGTCCTCCATACCTTGACCCAGGCCTCCTGCAGCGCGTCTTCCGCCTCGGAGCGTGAGCGCAGGATTCGCAGCACCACGGGATAGACGAGTGGCGTGTACCGGTCGTAGAGCTCCTCCAGCGCGCGCGTATCGCCGGCGCTCAAGCGCTTGAGACATGCGACGTCTTGCTCCTGCCGGGTCATGGTCAGGGATGAGCCTCGCGTGGATCGGGTCCCATTCTTCTTCTACTACGTAGCTCGCTGGGATTTGGACTAGAGCCGCGGTGAAAGATAAGCCCCGGCCGGGCTTGGGGCAAGACGCCATGCTATTCTCTGACCATGGAGAGGAAACGGCTCCTGATCCTGGGGGGAGGATTTGTGGGGCTCGACGTCGCCCGCTCGATCGGCAAGTCCCCCGCGGCTCGCAAGTACTGGGACACGGTTCTCATCGACAAGGAGAACTTCTTCCAATTCAATCCCCTGCTTCCCGCCGTCGCCGTAGGCGCGGTGGAAACGCGCCACATCGTCTACCCGCTCCGCGACATGGCGCGACATCGTCAAATTCGATTCGTCAAGAACAAGGCCACGCACATCGACCTCGCCCGCCGGGAG
This window encodes:
- a CDS encoding sigma-70 family RNA polymerase sigma factor; this translates as MTRQEQDVACLKRLSAGDTRALEELYDRYTPLVYPVVLRILRSRSEAEDALQEAWVKVWRTASTYDARRGPVAAWLLTVARTRALDRYRGAASRKRAEARVETDPPQAAEDPSSSPVRKQIGQRVRIALGSLEPQHRRVLEGAYFDGLSQMEIAARLGAPLGTVKSWTRQALTKLRELLPHEEWA